One window of the Cryptomeria japonica chromosome 7, Sugi_1.0, whole genome shotgun sequence genome contains the following:
- the LOC131068945 gene encoding receptor like protein 29, whose product MYSSGLPRTYIFVIFFLLLGRSTHQNKPRNGAANQFNSPKMDPKETEALFEVMESISTDAVWRKAHPKPCINGVWPGLECKLGADKLMHVTRLDFGYKPNPSCKKNAIFPSSIFKLQHLQGLFMFQCFMHTHTTIPTGFQNLAPSLQQLSLRANTALSGEIPSELGSLKALQVLTLSQNSLHGFIPQDLGKLSALLHLDLSYNSLNGPIPGKIGSLRVLKGLDLSYNNLRGPISPLVGNLKMLQKLDLSSNSLTGHIPVALGSLKSMEFIALSNNKFTGMFPPSLVNLQSLQYFIMDNNPMNFPLPAEFGSLRRLQELRLANSGYSGPIPVSYGKLLNLSSLSLENNRVSGSIPPSLGNLSHIYHLNLSGNLLSGPVPFSTEFLHRLGKNIDLKGNVELCINASHAAQSYQYLGVGICGSPLLNPKLKSSKKSQGFSLHEMHWRMDIYILGSWILYLLLACK is encoded by the coding sequence ATGTATTCCTCTGGATTACCCCGGACAtacatttttgtcatattttttctATTGCTTGGGAGATCAACCCATCAGAATAAGCCTAGAAATGGGGCAGCAAACCAGTTCAATAGTCCGAAAATGGACCCAAAAGAAACAGAAGCCTTATTTGAAGTGATGGAATCCATATCTACAGATGCAGTGTGGAGGAAAGCACACCCGAAACCTTGTATCAATGGAGTATGGCCTGGATTGGAGTGCAAGCTTGGTGCAGACAAGCTCATGCATGTTACAAGGCTTGACTTTGGCTACAAGCCGAATCCTTCCTGCAAAAAGAAtgccattttcccctcttcaatctTCAAGCTCCAGCATCTGCAGGGGCTCTTCATGTTCCAGtgtttcatgcatacacacaccaCAATTCCTACGGGTTTTCAGAATCTGGCTCCAAGTCTGCAGCAGCTGAGCCTCAGGGCAAACACAGCACTCAGTGGTGAAATCCCCAGTGAGTTGGGTAGCTTAAAAGCATTGCAAGTGCTCACTCTGTCTCAGAACAGTCTCCATGGTTTCATTCCACAGGACTTGGGGAAACTTAGTGCTCTTCTGCATTTGGACTTAAGCTATAATTCATTGAATGGTCCTATTCCAGGGAAAATAGGGAGCTTAAGGGTCTTGAAGGGCCTTGATCTGAGCTACAACAATCTGAGAGGCCCGATTTCTCCATTAGTTGGGAATCTCAAAATGTTGCAGAAGCTGGATTTGAGCTCCAATTCACTCACAGGACACATTCCTGTAGCTCTGGGAAGCCTGAAAAGCATGGAGTTCATTGCTCTCAGCAACAACAAATTTACTGGCATGTTTCCCCCTTCTTTGGTCAACTTACAGAGCCTCCAATACTTTATAATGGATAACAATCCAATGAATTTTCCATTGCCTGCTGAGTTTGGGAGTCTCAGAAGGCTTCAAGAGCTGAGGCTAGCTAATTCAGGTTATAGTGGTCCAATCCCTGTGAGTTATGGCAAGCTCTTGAATCTTAGCTCTCTTTCTTTGGAGAACAACAGGGTCTCTGGTAGCATTCCTCCCTCTCTAGGAAATCTTTCTCACATTTACCACCTCAATCTAAGTGGAAACCTGCTTTCTGGGCCTGTACCTTTCAGTACAGAGTTCTTGCATAGATTGGGGAAGAACATAGACTTAAAGGGCAATGTGGAATTGTGTATTAATGCCTCACATGCTGCGCAGAGTTATCAGTATTTGGGTGTGGGTATCTGTGGATCACCTCTTTTGAATCCCAAGCTTAAATCATCCAAGAAATCTCAAGGATTCTCTTTACATGAAATGCATTGGAGAATGGATATATACATTCTGGGAAGTTGGATTTTGTACCTTCTACTGGCCTGCAAATAA